The DNA sequence TTCTTCACGTAGGAGCTGCATAAACCCTTTCAAAGTAGTCAAAGGATTTCTAATTTCATGCGCCACACCTGCGGCGAGCTGCCCAATCAGTGCCAGCTGTTCGGATTTTTTCAAGAGATCCTCTGTCTGCTTTTCAGATGTGATATCTTCAAGTCCCACCAGCATCCCGATCACTCTGCCTTTTTTGCCGAGCATAGGACTGAAAGACATAGAAATAATTTTTTTATTTCCCTGTTTATCATATACGTTTGTTTCAAATCCAGTAATATACTCCCGATCTCTCACACGGTACAGTTGGGAGTTAAAATCCAGGCAATCCCCGCATCTTTGAATATGACTTAAGGAATAGCCGATCAATTCGTTTTTTGTCCTGCCGACCATTTGTTCAAATGCCGTATTCGCTTTAAGGATATAGCCATTTTCATCAAGGATGCAGCTGCTCTTCTCCGCATTCTGAAAGTATGATTCCAGCAGGACTCTTACTTCTTTCAACTCATCCTCTATCAACAGGCGCTGCGTCTTATCCTGGCCGATGACATAAACCCCTGCATACTGATCGTTTTCAATACGCGGAATATAGCTCACTTCAAGAAGGTGAATCTCGTTTTCGCTGTCTCTCATCCTTAGAAGAACCGGCATACGATTCAAACTGAATGTTTGCTTCATCATTCGATTATGTATTTCATGATCCTCTTCAAGGATGAATTTGGTTAATGGGACGTTTACTTCCCGTTCTTTTCCAAAACTATGGGTAAATCTTTTAGCAGATAGATTCTGTCTGGTGATTTCACCTTCCAGATTCAGATAAAAAATAGCATCAGGATAGTGTTGGATGAACATTGAAAACTTACTTTCTCCAGCGCTGCGGCTAAGAGAATGCATGATGAATTTTCCAAAGAAACTATCTTCTGCTGCATTTTTTTCAATGATTAATGTAGTCCGGAGGCTGATTAAGGAGATGGAAAACTCGGATTTTGCAGATGATAACGATTCTTCGATGTATTTTTTCAAGTCCTTCGATGATATTGCTCCATGTCCAATCAATTCCTTAAAAATTTGATTGGAAGCGGTAATGGTCCCATCCTTCTTCATCAAAATCGCTGGATGCGGGATATGATTGAGCAATACATCAGTCATATCACTTCGCACAGTTTTCTGCATTTCCCTTCACCTCTTTTCTTTATTATCTAAATTCGACAGGAATACCATTAATCCTTTTCAATTTTCCGTAATATTTCGACAATCCAAATAAAAGAACCGAGCACTCTAAGAAAGGCTCGGTCCAATGATGTATTAAGAAATTTCATTTAATTGTACTGCGATTCCTGCCCCGACTTTCGCATTGTTTTTCACCAAGGCGATATTAGCCGTCAAGCTCTTGCCGTCTGTCAATTCTTTCACTTTCCCTAAAAGGAATGGGGTGACAGCTTTCCCGGCAATTCCTTGCTGCTTCGCTTCTGCCAATGCCGCTTCAATCACAGAAGTAATGAAGCTTTCTTCAAGTGCATCTTCTTCCGGAATCGGGTTTGCAATGACGACTCCCCCATCAAGCTGCAAGTCGCGCTTGGCAGCAATCATAGCCGCCATTTCCTCTGTGCTGTCCACTTTGAAATTCACGCTGAACGGACTTGTTCTTGTATAAAAAGCAGGAAGGGTATCCGTTTCAAATCCAACCACTGGTACACCATGCGTCTCCAGATACTCAAGCGTCAATCCGATATCAAGGATTGATTTCGCCCCCGCACAGACGACAGCGACATTTGTCTGCGCAAGCTCTTGAAGGTCTGCTGAGATATCCATTGTCGTTTCTGCTTCACGATGGACCCCGCCAATTCCTCCTGTGACAAACACATCGATGCCGGCAAGATTGGCACAAATCATTGTAGCAGCAACTGTTGTGGCCCCATGCTTCTTGGATGCAAGCAAATATGGAAGATCCCGGCGGCTCGCTTTTTCCACTTCATTGCTTTGTGCCAGAAATTCGATTTCATCTTCTGTCAGACCGATTTTGATTTTCCCGTTAATGATGGCAATGGTCGCTGGCACCGCACCTTGACTGCGGATGATCTCTTCTACCTCTTTCGTCGTCTCGACGTTCTGCGGATATGGCATCCCATGGGAGATAATCGTTGATTCAAGTGCTACAATCGCTTTTCCGCTTTCTTTTGCCTGCATTACTTCTTCTGAGTATTCGAGCCATTTTTCAAAATTCATGATGTTTCCTCTCCTCTAAAAATACTTTTTATATGTCTCTTGAAGTTTTTGTTTATTTAATGCCGGTGAAACGGTCTCTTCCGATTGAAGGGCGATGACGGATGCTGCCATCCCGATTTTGCATGCATCTTCTATTCTTAAGTGGTTGGTGCACCCATAAAGAATACCTGCAACAAGCGCATCCCCTGCACCCGTCACTTCCTCTACATCAATTTCAGGTGCAAGCAGAACGCCAGCCTCCCCTGACTTCGAGTAATATACAAGGCCTTCTTCGCCTCTTGTAATGACCGCTATTTCCGCACCTTTTCGGATAATTTTTTCCGCAGCTTTGAAGTAATCCCCATCAGTGGTGATTTTCATCCCTGTAAGTTCCTCTGCTTCATCACGGTTTGAAATATACCAGGCCACTCCCTCAAGTGATGCCGGGAGCTTCTTCACTTTTGGAGAAGAAACCGGAGCGATCGCAAGCTTGATTCCTTCCTGCTTGCATCTTCTGACAATATAGGCGATGACATCCTCTGTGAAATTAGTATCGACAAGCACCATGTCAGCTGCCGAAATCTGAGCCCATCTTTTTTCAATGAAGCCGGTGTCGACTCGATCATTGATATTCATATCGGCAAGCGCTACTGCCATCTCGCCTTTTTCGGTCAGAACAGCTGAATACGTACCCGTCGTTTCATTCGGAACCATCATCGCAGATGTCATCTCGACATAAGGCTTCGTCTGTTCCAAAAGCCACTGTCCTTCATGATCGTCCCCGATAATGGTCATGAGGGATGTCGGAACACCCATCCTGCCAAGGTTTTCTGCGATATTCCTCGCTACCCCTCCGCATGAGAAGCTCGTAGCAACAGGATTCGATGTGCCGAATACCAGATTCGATTCCACTTTCATTTTTCTGTCTACAATAGCTCCGCCGATGCAGACGACCCCTGATTTCTTTGGAAGTATGTAGGCTCTCCCCAATATTTTCCCCGATTTAACCAATGAAGATATATAGCCAGCAACAGCTGATCGGGATAACTGTGCTTTCTCTGCAAGCTCTGCCTGGCTGATGAACGGATTGTTCTCAATCATCTCCAGCAGAAGCTTTTCTTTTTCATTCATTTTTTCTCCCCATCCCCTTAACGCCAAATCAACACTTGTCTATATCATAAACATTTGTTTAAGCGCTTACAATACTTTCTTTTCTAAAATTTCATTTAAGTGAGAATTCAATGAGGTTAATAAACCGAAAAATAGTTGGACACGACGCAGTTTTTGGGATATAGTTACCTAGGTAACTAATTAACCAAAGGAGTCTTTTCATGACAGATCAGCATGCCTTTTTCCATCAACTACATCAGTTGACGCGTTATTTATCGAAAGCATTGAATGATAAATTGGCCGTTCATGGCATCTACAGCAGCCAATGGACGATTCTATACCGCTTGAAGCAAATCGACCGCTGCACCCAGGCGGAATTGGCCCACTATCTAGGAGTTGAGGCTCCAACCATCACCCGGACGCTTGCCCGTCTGGAATCGTTCGGGTGGATTGAGCGCAGTCCTGGCAAGGATAAAAGAGAAAAAGTCGTTTCTCTTACAGATAAAGCTTTGCAGGCGTTTCCTGAATGGGTTCAATCGGTCAGGGAATTTGAAGCCGAAATGCTGAAGGACGTATCAGAAGATCAGCAGAAATCCACACTTGAAACGGTACATATCATCATGAACCGCTTAAACAACTAGGAGGAATATTCGAATGAACACACAAAAACTCTGGACGAAGGAATTCCTCGGAATCTCTTTTTCTAGCTTCTTTTTATTTTTGACCTTTTATATCCTGCTTGTCACCCTGCCGATCTACACGTTGGACGAGCTTCACGGCAATGAACAGGAAATCGGGCTCATCGTCGCCATCTTCCTCGTTTCTGCCGTCCTTTGCCGACCATTTTCAGGCAGGTGGATCGAAAGCCTTGGCCGAAAGAAAATCCTGTTGATTTCCATGATTCTCTTTTTCGTCGCTACCCCTTTTTACTTTCTGGCAAAAAGCTTCGTTGTTTTATTGGCGCTGCGCTTTTTCCATGGAATCGGCTTTGGAATGGCAACGACCGTGACAGGGACGATTGCAGCAGATATCGTTCCAAATGAACGCCGCGGGGAAGGAATGGGATACTTCGCTACGTTTATGAACTTGGCCATGGTTATCGGTCCGTTCCTTGGTTTGACGGTCATTCACTACAGCAGCTTTCATGTCTTGTTTTTACTTTGTGCCATATTCGCTGCATTAGCTCTTGGATGCGCACTTCTAGTAAAATTACCGGCAGGCGCAAAAAAACACTCTTCTGTCCAGCGGCCGAAACTGAGCATCCATGACTTTTTCGAAAAAAGAGCCCTGCCGATTTCGTTATCGGCCGGCTCATTGTCATTTGCCTATTCTTCCATCCTTTCCTTCATTTCTGTTTATGCGAAAGGATTGGGACTTGTCGAAGCCGCGAGCTTCTTCTTCGTTGTGTACGCGGCGGCCATCATCTTATCCAGACCTTTCACGGGAAAATGGTTTGACCGCTACGGGGAAAATTTCATCATCTACCCGTCCATTTTGTTTTTTGCCATCGGAATGTTTGTCTTGAGCATCGTCCATTCCGCACCGCTGCTCTTGGTTGCAGGCGCGTTGATCGGACTTGGCTACGGCACACTGGTTCCAGGACTTCAAACTGTGGCTTTGAATTCAGCACCGCCCCATCGGAGAGGCATAGCCACTGCGACGTTCTTCACCGTCTTTGACTCCGGAATCGGATCAGGGTCCTTCCTTCTAGGACTCCTCGCAGCCGCGGCCGGATATAGCAAGCTATACCTTTACCTGTCCATTTACATCCTGATTATGGGAGTAGGCTACCACCTGCTTCATGGCAGGAAAAAGCGGGGGGCAGCTGTGGAAGAAGAGAAATTATCTGCTTAATAGGAAGAGCCCGCCACTGAGTACACAGTGGCGGGCTTTTTGTGGCGGATATGTTTATGCGTTTATTCAGGCAGACTGTGCCTTGGCAAAACAAGGACTTCTACCCTTCTATTCTTTGATCGGCCTTCTGGAGTTGCGTTTGAGGCAATCGGCTTGAATTCGCCAAAGCCTTTGGCGCTGAACCAGCGGGCATCAAGTTTGTCATTATGCAGCATGATTTTCATGAAGTTGACAGCGCGCATGACACTTAGTTCCCAGTTCGATTCGAACTTCGAAGTGTGGATTGGCACATTATCCGTATGGCCGCTGATAATCACGTTCCGAGGTGGATCCATGACCAGCAGGTCGGAGACTTCTTTGGCGACGTCAATATCGTTGCTCCTGATTTCTGCCTGTCCCGAGTTGAACAGGACGTTGTCGCGGATTGTCAGGAGAAGCCCTTCATCTGTCAGGGATGTATCGAATTTCTCCTTCAGCCCTTTTTGCTGGATATACTGATTGATCTTCACTTGGATCTGTTTGAGTTCTTCCTGATCGAGCTTGTGCAGCTGTTCTTTCTTTTGCAAATCCGTCTGTGTCTGCTGTTCAACAGGATCGGCCTGCTTCAGCCCATGTGTTTTTGCTGTATCATCTTCCGGGGATGGCTGCGGGTAATCCATGACCCCTTCTCCCCCGATGAAAATGTCATTAAACACGTTGGAGAGCAACTGAAATTTCTGGGCGTCGACTGAACTTGCCGCAAACAAAACAATAAATAAAGCAAGTACCAGTGTCAAAAGATCCGCATACGGGATAAGCCAGGATTCATCGATATGGGAGTCATCATGCTTCTTTTTCTTACGCCTGCTCATCCTGCTTTACACCGCTTTCGTCTAGGATTTTATTCCGCTCACCTGCTGGCAGGTAGGAAGCAAGCTTTTGTTCGATGACCCTTGGCGCCTCTCCTTCCAAAATGGAAAGGATGCCCTCTACCATCATCAGCTTAATGTTGACTTCTTCCTTCGACTTTCTGCGTAGCTTATTGGCAAATGGATGCCAAAGGACATATCCGGTGAAAATCCCGAGCATCGTGGCAACGAATGCTGCTGCAATGGCTTTTCCAAGCTCTGCCTGATCGTCCATGTGGCTCAATGCCGCAATCAGACCAAGTACAGCTCCGAGCACCCCCAGTGTCGGTGCGTAGGTGCCTGCCTGTGAAAATATTGCAGCTCCGGAATTATGGCGGTCTTCCATCGCTTCAATTTCTTCATTTAAAACATCACGGATATAATCCGCGCTTTGTCCATCTACGGCAAGGCTTAAACCGTTGCGCAAGAACGTATCTTCCACGTCGGCAGTTTTAGCTTCAAGTGCAAGAAGGCCTTCTTTTCGCGCCAGCTGTGCCCAATCCGAAAATAATAAAATGACGTCTTTTGGATTCAGCTGTTTTTTATCCTTAAATAAAATACCGAATAGTTTAGGAACTTTCTTGAGGTCTGTTGCCGGAAACGCGATGGTTACGGCGGCAATCGTTCCAAGAATGATGATGGAAATCGCTGCTGGATTGATGATGATCATCGGGCTCAGCCCTTTAAAAAACATACCCACTCCGATTGCAACAATCCCCAATATGATGCCAATGACTGATGTTTTATCCATATGTACTTCACCCTAAATCGTTATTTCCAGACTGCTTGGACTTATTGCTGCAGCCCTGGCTCTCTGAACTATGTCTATCCTTTATATCGGCCCAAATCGAAACTATTGAACACTTCTTTAAAAAAAGTGTTGAGTTTCCTAAAGGTGCCCAAAAGGTCACGCCCCGGTTTTTGTCGAATGCTGCTGGTTTTTCTGCACTTGATTTAGCATATGTAATGCTAAAATGGCCGCTGGCGCATAAGAAAGGGGATTTGGCGCATAGACTGTGTTGGCCGGCGCATAGCGGTCCGGTTCTCGCGCATTGGCAAGAATTTTTCGCGCATAGAGCTTGTGGGAAAGCAGTAACCCCATTGATTCCTGCTGTAAATCCAACAAAAAAGAGCCCACTCAGAGGCTCCCTACAGTATTTATAATAATTTCTTTTCAATTTTACTTTCGTAGTTCTTGAAAATCGATGAATTGGTGTCTTTCTTACGCTTGGACATGAATTGATTGAACTTCACGTATTTTTCGTTGAGTTCTTTTTTCAAGCCTTCTTTTTCTTCTTCGTCTTCACACATGGAAATCAGCTTTTCGATTGACATCATTTCTTTGCGAATTTCAGCTTCTTCCATGGAGTATCCCGCATTTTTCATTATACGGTAAGCCATGCGCATATCGGGTGGAACATGTTCAAATTCGTCTTTCGGCAAAGGTTTTCCGTAGCCGGGCAGATTATCAAATTCACCGTTTCGTTGTGCTTCTTTAATTCTCTGTTCGGAAATGATACTGAAAAAATCCATATTGCCAGCACCCTTCTATCATATATTTACTACTATTATTATATCTTAACAGCCGGTTAAGAAAACGCTTACATGCTCTTGAATCGTGTCAAAATTGCAACATTTTTACAATTTCATAAGTGAAGGCGTTCTGGAAAAGCTATAAGTATCCAATCAGGAAGGAGTGAACGAATTGGCAAGAGGCACAGGCTTCAACCACAAAGAAAAAGGAAATCCTGGCGATTTCCCTAAAAACAGCCAGGCGAAGAAGCATACGAAGGAACGAATCGAAGACGAAGAATTCATCACAACGCAAGAAGCATTCAAGAACCGCGTTGAAGAAAGCGAGTAAACAAAAAGGCGTGCTTCTTCAGCACGCCTTCATTCATTAGTTTTTGGCTTCTGTTTCTACTGGTTCTGTGTTGAGTGTCATTGCCGGTCCGAAGAATTCGTAGCGGATGCGGTCTTCCTGAATGCCGATTTCTTTGAGTTGGCGGATGATGGATTCCATGAATCTAGCTGGTCCGCAGACATAGCAGATAGAATCTGATGATGGAACAGCTTGTCTGAGGAAGCTCTTTTCAATATATCCTTGGAAGTGGCCCGCAGAGCTGTCTGCATCATATCCGAAATATGCAGTGGCATTATCTAGCTTGTCGCAAGCTTCGTTCACTTCATCCAAGAATGCATGCATTTGGTTGTTGCGAGCTGCCTGGATGAATGTAATGGTGTTTTCTGCTTTTTGATCTGCCAATGTTTTCAGCATGCTGATCATCGGAGTCACCCCGACTCCCCCTGCAATCAATGTGATTGGAGCATGTGGATTGCTTTCCAATACGAAGTCTCCAGCTGGTGCACTGACTTTGATCGTATCGCCGACATTTACGCCATCATGAAGGAAGTTTGATACTTTTCCTTTTGGATTGCATTCTGCTTCGCGCTTTACGGAAATGCGGTAGTAGTCTTTTCCCGGCGCATCAGAAAGGCTGTATTGGCGGTTCATGATATATTTTTCACCTGGGATGGATACTTGGATTGTGATATATTGTCCAGGAGTGAAGCTCGCTACTTTTCCACCATCTTTTGGTTTCAAATAGAATGATGTGATAACAGAGCTTTCTTCTTTTTTGTCAGCCACGACGAATTCCTTGAAATCGATCCAGCCGCCTTCTTGTTCTTGGGCTTCTGTGTACATCGCTCTTTCCACGCTGATGAAGACATTGGCGATTTCCCCGTAAGCTTCTGCCCAGGCATTGATGATTTCATCCGTTGCTGCCTCGCCCAGCACTTCTTTGATCGCTTCCAATAAATATTTTCCGACGATTGGATAGTGTTCCGGTTTGATCGCAAGACTTCTGTGTTTATGGGCGATCTGCTTTACCGCAGGAACTAAAACTTCCAGCTGATCGATGTATTTTGCTGCAGCATATACAGTGTTTGCCAAAGCTGTTTGCTGGCGTCCCTGTGATTGATTTGCATGGTTAAAGATATTTAACAATTCCGGATGGTTGGAGAATAATAATTTATAAAAAGCCGTTGTAATTTCTTGACCTTTAACTTCTAATACAGGTGCAGTGGATTTCACAATCTCGATAGTTTTTTGGGATAGCATGTAAACCGCTCCTCTTAAAGTAGTATTTTTAATACATCTTTAAGATACTCCTCGGCAATCCTTAAAGCAATATTTTAAATACATCTTTAAAATTTCTGTCACAAATTTAGACAATGATTTGTCACAATGAGTATAATAGGTGCAGGTGATGAACAATGAGACTGACAAATTATACAGATTACTCCTTGCGGGTGCTTATATATTTAGCTACGCTGAAAAACAATGAATTGGCCAACATCAAGCAGATTGCAGATGCCTATTCCATTTCAAAAAACCATTTAATGAAGGTCACATATGAGCTTGGGAAAATGGGCCTGGTTGAAACCATCCGAGGCCGAAACGGCGGAATCAGGCTGGCAAAAACACCTGAGGATATCAATATCGGAAAAATCGTAAGGAAGACAGAAGAAGATTTTCATATGGTCGAATGCTTTGACGGCAAAAACAATCAATGCGTGATCACGCCTGTCTGCGGCCTGAAGCATGCGCTTTGGAAAGCCCTTCAAGCCTACATGACCGTACTCGACGGATATACACTTGCCGACCTCGTCGGAGATCCGGATGCATATCGGAAATTTTTATTATAAGAAAAGCGGAATTGGACAAATAGAAAAAGCTGGCTTTTGACGAGTTCAAAAGTCAGCCTTTTTCGTTTTCGAGATATTCTTTCAGCACGATGGCATGGTTATGCTTCTCATCCTTTGCCCCGTAAAGAAGTGTCACTTTTCCATCCGCCGCTTTTTCATGGAGCCAATCGATGTCCTCTTTTTTCTCATCCATTTTCAATTCCTTCAAGTACTCTTCCCTGAACTGCTCGAATTTTTCCGGTTTATGATTGAACTCTTTCCGGAGATCAGGACTCGGCGCAACCTCCTTCATCCATTTGGAAAGCTTGGCTTTTTCCTTTGAAATCCCTCTTGGCCAAAGACGGTCAACCAGCACTCTTTCTCCATCCGCATCAGCAGGGTCCTCATAGATTCTTTTGATCTCGAACATCTTTTTCCCTCCTTGCGACTAAATCGTTTCCATTCTATCTTAACACTGATAAAATAGAATTGAACATTCTGAATAGAAGGAGAATGATACATGGCAACTTTCCAGGAAAACTTAGAGAAATACGCTGAACTAGCGGTTAAAGTCGGCGTCAATATTCAAAAGGACCAGACATTGGTCATCACAGCTGCTCTTGATGCTGCTGAATTTGTCCGCTTGGCTGTTAAAAAAGCATATGAAGCAGGCGCCAAAAATGTCGTAGTCAACTGGGGAGACGATACTGTCACCCGCTTGAAATATGATCTCGCTCCAAAAGAAGCCTTCATGGAATTCCCTGAATGGCGTGCAAAGGAAATGGAAGACTTGGCTGAGCAGGGAGCTGCCTTCATGTCTGTAATGTCTTCAAGCCCTGACCTTTTAAAAGGAGTCGAAGGCGAAAGAATTTCCAACTGGCAGAAAGCTGCTGGAAAAGCCACTCAAAAATACCGTCAATACATACAGTCCGATAAAGTGAGCTGGACAGTAGTTGCCGTCCCATCAGAGAACTGGGCCAGCATGGTCTTCCCTGACCGCGATGGTGAAGAAGCGGTTGAAAAGCTTTGGGACGCTATCTTCAAAGCAACACGCTCAGATGTGGATAACCCGGTGCAGGCATGGAAAGACCATGATGCTAACCTTCATGAAAAAGTGAAGTATCTGAACGATAAAAACTACCAAAAGCTCCACTACAAAGCACCTGGCACTGATTTGACCATCGAACTTCCTGAAGGCCACCTATGGGTCGGCGCTGGAAGCACGAATGCACAAGGACATGAGTTCATGGCTAACATGCCGACGGAAGAAGTCTTCACAGTCCCTCATAAAACAGGCGTGAACGGAACGGTATCCAGCACGAAGCCATTGAGCTACGGCGGAAACATCATTGATAACTTCACCATTACATTTAAAGAAGGAAGAATTGTCGATGTAAAAGCCGAGCAAGGCGAAGAAATCTTGAAGCAGCTTGTTGAAACAGATGAAGGATCCCATTACCTTGGAGAAATTGCACTCGTACCATTCAATTCTCCAATTTCACAATCAAACATCCTTTTCTACAACACGCTATATGATGAAAATGCATCCAACCACCTTGCCATCGGTAACGCTTATGCGTTCTGTTTGGAAGGCGGCAAGCAAATGTCCCAGGAAGACTTGGAGAAGCACGGTTTGAACTCTTCCATCACGCACGTTGACTTCATGATCGGTTCTGCCGAAATGGATATCGACGGCATCACAAAAGACGGAAACAGCGAGCCTGTCTTCCGCAGCGGCGACTGGGCATTCTAATAGAATCGACTTCGGGGCAGTGCAATTGCGCTGCCTCTTTTTCATGGAGAAAAATAATAAACAGACTATTCCGAAGTTTAGTAAACTTGGCTCTTTTATCTTGTCTTCCCCTAGATGTGCAATGTATGATATGGAAGATTACGGTTCAGAATAGGGGTGTTTTGTATGAGAATAAGAGATTGGGACCGCAATCTTCAGATCAGGCTGTTTGGGGAAGCCTTGATCAATATCACGTTTTGGATGTTCTTCCCGTTCTTGACGCTGTACTTTACAGATGAATTCGGGAAAGAGAAAGCAGGATTTCTACTCATTTTTTCACAAGTATTTTCCGTCGCGGCCAACTTGCTTGGCGGCTATTACGCAGACCGATACGGACGCAAGCGCATGATGGTCCTCGCATCCTTCGGCCAGGGTGCTGCCTTCTTCATTTTCGGATTGGCAGATTCACCATGGATCCACTCACCGATCCTCGGCTTCATCTGCTTTACGTTTGCCGGCATGTTCGGCTCCGTCTACTGGCCAGCAAGCCAGGCAATGGTCGCAGATGTCGTGGATGAAAAAGACCGAAGCAGCGTATTCGCCGTCTTCTATACATCTATTAATATCGCAGTCGTCATCGGACCGATTCTTGGAGGGATCTTCTATGTCAACTACCCATTCCAAGTCATGGTCATCGCCGGCTTCATCTGCATCCTCCTTTCCCTCTTGTTGATCAAATACACAAGGGAAACCGCACCGAATCTGGTCTCACAGGATGCTGCTTTGGAAGCCCCGCGGTTAAAATGGTACGAGGCACTGATGAATCAAGTCCGGGACTACAAAGTCATCGGCAGCGATCGAATCTTCCTGCTTTATATACTCGCAGGGATCATCGGCGCACAGATCTTCATGCAGCTCGATTTGCTTGTCCCTGTCTATATTAAAGACACAATCAAGAATGCTACACTATTAAACGTTGGAAATTGGGATTTCACCTTAAAAAGCGAGCAGCTCTTCGGATTTGTGTTATCCGAAAACGGCTTCCTCGTGGCGATCCTGACTGTTTATGTCACCAAAAAAATGAACACTTTCCGCGAACGCAATGTATTCATGGTCTCCGCTGTCACATACGCACTGTCTATGCTATTGATGGGTGTGTTCGGCACAGCATGGGGCATGATCATCGCCATGGCAATCTTTACATTCGCCGAACTCATGACAGCCGGTCTTCAGCAAAGCTTCATCTCCAAGCTTGCACCTGAGCACATGCGCGGCCAATACTTTGCAGCGGCCAGCCTACGCTACACAATCGGGCGAACCCTCGCTCCGCTGGCCATTCCGCTCACAACACTATTCGGCTTCCAATGGACATTCTACTCACTGACCGTCCTTTCCTTGATAAGCGCCGGCCTATACTGGGTCACATTCCAGCTGTTCGAGAAGCGCAAGGCGGAAGCAATTTGATAAAGCATCCCACTTTGGTGGGGTGTTTTTTGTGTAAATCTAGTGGAAAACTATATTAGGATTGGCCATCTGGTGTTAATAATGTGGATGATTTGTTGAAAACTTCAGTATCAAGCAGTTTTTATAAAATGCGAAGTTGTTCTTTATGGGGATAAGATGAGAATGTTTAATCAAAATCGACTTGTTTATCTAAATTTCTTGGTGATGAGGTGGATAAAAAAGAATTGTCCACATGTGGATAACTATTATTTAGTGGACTCTCCGCCAAAATACCCCCTAAGCACCTCGCTGAACACCTCTATCGTCTTTGAACCCCCGCTCTCCCATTGCTTGATGATCGAAAAGTCGCGCACCACCGGGGTATCTTCGCAATCAATGATTTTGAGTACTCCGGCATCGACTTCTTTTCGAATCGCCCATTTGGACAAGAGTGTGATGCCAAGCCCTGCTTCCACGGATTCCTTGATGATCT is a window from the Falsibacillus pallidus genome containing:
- a CDS encoding DUF1992 domain-containing protein; protein product: MDFFSIISEQRIKEAQRNGEFDNLPGYGKPLPKDEFEHVPPDMRMAYRIMKNAGYSMEEAEIRKEMMSIEKLISMCEDEEEKEGLKKELNEKYVKFNQFMSKRKKDTNSSIFKNYESKIEKKLL
- a CDS encoding MDR family MFS transporter; its protein translation is MRIRDWDRNLQIRLFGEALINITFWMFFPFLTLYFTDEFGKEKAGFLLIFSQVFSVAANLLGGYYADRYGRKRMMVLASFGQGAAFFIFGLADSPWIHSPILGFICFTFAGMFGSVYWPASQAMVADVVDEKDRSSVFAVFYTSINIAVVIGPILGGIFYVNYPFQVMVIAGFICILLSLLLIKYTRETAPNLVSQDAALEAPRLKWYEALMNQVRDYKVIGSDRIFLLYILAGIIGAQIFMQLDLLVPVYIKDTIKNATLLNVGNWDFTLKSEQLFGFVLSENGFLVAILTVYVTKKMNTFRERNVFMVSAVTYALSMLLMGVFGTAWGMIIAMAIFTFAELMTAGLQQSFISKLAPEHMRGQYFAAASLRYTIGRTLAPLAIPLTTLFGFQWTFYSLTVLSLISAGLYWVTFQLFEKRKAEAI
- the motA gene encoding flagellar motor stator protein MotA, which gives rise to MDKTSVIGIILGIVAIGVGMFFKGLSPMIIINPAAISIIILGTIAAVTIAFPATDLKKVPKLFGILFKDKKQLNPKDVILLFSDWAQLARKEGLLALEAKTADVEDTFLRNGLSLAVDGQSADYIRDVLNEEIEAMEDRHNSGAAIFSQAGTYAPTLGVLGAVLGLIAALSHMDDQAELGKAIAAAFVATMLGIFTGYVLWHPFANKLRRKSKEEVNIKLMMVEGILSILEGEAPRVIEQKLASYLPAGERNKILDESGVKQDEQA
- a CDS encoding DUF488 domain-containing protein, which encodes MFEIKRIYEDPADADGERVLVDRLWPRGISKEKAKLSKWMKEVAPSPDLRKEFNHKPEKFEQFREEYLKELKMDEKKEDIDWLHEKAADGKVTLLYGAKDEKHNHAIVLKEYLENEKG
- the hmpA gene encoding NO-inducible flavohemoprotein is translated as MLSQKTIEIVKSTAPVLEVKGQEITTAFYKLLFSNHPELLNIFNHANQSQGRQQTALANTVYAAAKYIDQLEVLVPAVKQIAHKHRSLAIKPEHYPIVGKYLLEAIKEVLGEAATDEIINAWAEAYGEIANVFISVERAMYTEAQEQEGGWIDFKEFVVADKKEESSVITSFYLKPKDGGKVASFTPGQYITIQVSIPGEKYIMNRQYSLSDAPGKDYYRISVKREAECNPKGKVSNFLHDGVNVGDTIKVSAPAGDFVLESNPHAPITLIAGGVGVTPMISMLKTLADQKAENTITFIQAARNNQMHAFLDEVNEACDKLDNATAYFGYDADSSAGHFQGYIEKSFLRQAVPSSDSICYVCGPARFMESIIRQLKEIGIQEDRIRYEFFGPAMTLNTEPVETEAKN
- a CDS encoding aminopeptidase; its protein translation is MATFQENLEKYAELAVKVGVNIQKDQTLVITAALDAAEFVRLAVKKAYEAGAKNVVVNWGDDTVTRLKYDLAPKEAFMEFPEWRAKEMEDLAEQGAAFMSVMSSSPDLLKGVEGERISNWQKAAGKATQKYRQYIQSDKVSWTVVAVPSENWASMVFPDRDGEEAVEKLWDAIFKATRSDVDNPVQAWKDHDANLHEKVKYLNDKNYQKLHYKAPGTDLTIELPEGHLWVGAGSTNAQGHEFMANMPTEEVFTVPHKTGVNGTVSSTKPLSYGGNIIDNFTITFKEGRIVDVKAEQGEEILKQLVETDEGSHYLGEIALVPFNSPISQSNILFYNTLYDENASNHLAIGNAYAFCLEGGKQMSQEDLEKHGLNSSITHVDFMIGSAEMDIDGITKDGNSEPVFRSGDWAF
- a CDS encoding RrF2 family transcriptional regulator; this translates as MRLTNYTDYSLRVLIYLATLKNNELANIKQIADAYSISKNHLMKVTYELGKMGLVETIRGRNGGIRLAKTPEDINIGKIVRKTEEDFHMVECFDGKNNQCVITPVCGLKHALWKALQAYMTVLDGYTLADLVGDPDAYRKFLL